Proteins encoded within one genomic window of Couchioplanes caeruleus:
- a CDS encoding MFS transporter, protein MTIEASSGSAPPLSRNRNYHVLWGSQLLSELVSQLCLIAFPLMVMAATGSAPQMGAVAAVIAAAHMAANVPAGVLADRFDRKRVMLVCQCVRAAAMASLVAALFSGHFSLTHVFLVAVAEGLLGAAFDPAEHAALPQVVPESQLSEAVARNSVRRYVATLLGPASAGFLFAVDPRTPFAVAVVLLVASCVALCLLRLPRREPVGKPKKAGMLTDGFRWVWGHRVIRPTLVWLMCCEWFISALIIIVLAASGEDDMAPGELGALMTAFGVGGLLGAAVAGRLHATLPASAVIVGFPWIGAGLTLVLALVPTGLLTGIMLGGIAFLIPTAFTTVMSYQLRVAPDELRGRLSGVVGLFAGGAGAIGPLVGGLLMADGDSRGSLLVCCACLAAVAVGTTLSPALRRFPTLK, encoded by the coding sequence ATGACGATCGAGGCGAGTTCCGGTTCCGCGCCACCGTTGTCGCGCAACCGGAACTACCACGTGCTGTGGGGAAGTCAGCTGCTGTCCGAACTGGTCAGCCAGCTGTGCCTCATCGCCTTCCCGCTGATGGTGATGGCGGCGACCGGCTCCGCGCCCCAGATGGGAGCCGTCGCCGCCGTCATCGCGGCGGCGCACATGGCGGCCAACGTCCCTGCAGGCGTACTGGCGGACCGCTTCGACCGCAAGCGGGTCATGCTGGTGTGCCAGTGCGTCCGCGCGGCGGCGATGGCGAGCCTTGTGGCCGCCCTGTTCTCCGGCCACTTCTCCCTGACACACGTGTTCCTGGTCGCGGTGGCGGAGGGTCTGCTGGGTGCGGCCTTCGACCCGGCCGAGCATGCCGCGCTGCCGCAGGTCGTACCCGAGTCGCAGCTGTCGGAGGCGGTGGCGCGCAACAGCGTGCGCCGCTATGTCGCCACGCTGCTGGGCCCGGCATCCGCGGGCTTCCTGTTCGCCGTCGATCCGAGAACCCCGTTCGCGGTCGCCGTCGTCCTGCTCGTGGCGTCCTGCGTCGCGTTGTGCTTGCTCCGCCTTCCCCGGCGGGAACCCGTGGGGAAGCCCAAGAAGGCGGGCATGCTCACCGACGGGTTCCGGTGGGTGTGGGGGCACCGGGTGATCAGGCCGACGCTCGTCTGGCTGATGTGTTGCGAGTGGTTCATCTCCGCCCTGATCATCATCGTCCTGGCGGCCTCCGGCGAGGACGACATGGCCCCGGGCGAGCTGGGCGCGCTGATGACCGCGTTCGGCGTCGGCGGCCTGCTGGGCGCCGCGGTCGCGGGCCGGCTGCACGCCACGCTGCCCGCGTCCGCGGTCATCGTCGGATTCCCCTGGATCGGGGCGGGGTTGACGCTGGTGCTGGCGCTGGTGCCGACCGGACTGCTGACCGGCATCATGCTCGGCGGGATCGCGTTCCTCATTCCCACGGCGTTCACGACGGTCATGTCCTACCAGCTCAGGGTCGCGCCCGACGAGCTGCGCGGCCGGCTGAGCGGTGTCGTCGGGCTGTTCGCGGGCGGCGCCGGTGCGATCGGGCCGCTGGTGGGCGGCCTGCTGATGGCGGACGGGGACAGCCGCGGCAGCCTGCTGGTCTGCTGCGCCTGTCTGGCCGCCGTCGCCGTGGGCACCACCCTCAGCCCCGCCCTGCGCCGGTTTCCCACGCTCAAGTGA
- a CDS encoding ArnT family glycosyltransferase, translating to MTAVLSSSTHDRRAAVPVLNRRPLLAVSAAVGVVLLALSGRHGYHVDELYNRVSGWHLAWGYVDQPPLVSLIARVETTVFGDTLAALRVVPALLTCMVVWVAGLIARELGGRGGAQVFAAAATGASLVTLNAGHVLTTNGPDLVTWVALGWLWIRLLRTRDARLWLAIGAVTGVGVLAKHLIVLLLLALLVGVLSAGPREVLRSRHLWAGAGLATLIGAPAVLWQITHGWPALEMSAALSKALGADSRVAFVPFQLLLIGLFLGPVWIAGLVSLLRRAEWRAYRSVSVAYLFMVVLLIVIGGKPEYTGGLLLVLLAAGSVVVAQWATSTFRRSLAGTALACNAVMSAVLMLPVLPIAVYGSNPALTQLGVFQLDQAAWPQLTAQVAVVHRSLSPQERTHAVVYANHYGLAGALDRYGPEHGLPPVYSGQNSFADFGRPADDTDVVIAVGVNRDAFGALFATCEPRGTFETDLPVADRGTGFLVCRNPREPWARLWSKLTWIGFQCPYTAEAITAKSEKGCWS from the coding sequence TTGACTGCAGTTCTTTCGTCATCGACTCACGACCGCCGAGCGGCGGTTCCCGTACTGAACCGGCGGCCGTTGCTCGCCGTCTCCGCCGCGGTGGGCGTGGTGTTGCTCGCCCTGTCGGGGCGGCACGGCTATCACGTCGACGAGTTGTACAACCGGGTGTCCGGGTGGCACCTGGCATGGGGGTACGTCGACCAGCCCCCGCTGGTCTCGCTGATCGCCAGGGTGGAGACCACGGTGTTCGGCGACACGCTGGCCGCGCTGCGCGTGGTACCGGCGCTGCTGACCTGCATGGTGGTGTGGGTGGCGGGCCTCATCGCGCGCGAGCTCGGCGGCAGGGGCGGTGCCCAGGTCTTCGCCGCCGCCGCGACGGGCGCGTCGTTGGTCACGCTCAACGCGGGGCACGTGCTGACCACCAACGGTCCCGACCTCGTCACCTGGGTGGCGCTGGGCTGGCTGTGGATCCGCTTGTTGCGCACCCGCGACGCCCGGCTGTGGCTGGCCATCGGCGCGGTCACCGGCGTGGGCGTACTCGCCAAACACCTCATCGTGCTGTTGCTCCTCGCCCTGTTGGTGGGCGTGCTGTCGGCGGGGCCGCGAGAAGTCCTGCGCAGCCGGCACCTGTGGGCGGGCGCCGGGCTCGCCACGCTGATCGGGGCGCCGGCGGTGCTGTGGCAGATCACGCACGGTTGGCCCGCCCTGGAGATGAGCGCCGCGTTGTCGAAGGCCCTGGGCGCCGACTCCCGGGTCGCCTTCGTGCCGTTCCAGCTGCTGCTGATCGGCCTGTTCCTCGGTCCGGTCTGGATCGCCGGGCTGGTGTCGCTGCTGCGCCGCGCGGAGTGGCGGGCGTACCGATCGGTCAGCGTCGCCTACCTCTTCATGGTGGTGCTGCTGATCGTCATCGGCGGGAAGCCCGAGTACACCGGCGGTCTCCTGTTGGTGCTGCTGGCGGCGGGTTCTGTCGTGGTGGCGCAGTGGGCGACGAGTACGTTCCGTCGCTCGCTGGCCGGCACCGCCCTGGCGTGCAACGCGGTGATGTCGGCCGTGCTCATGCTGCCGGTGTTGCCGATCGCGGTGTATGGGTCGAACCCGGCGCTGACGCAACTCGGAGTCTTCCAGCTCGACCAGGCGGCCTGGCCCCAACTGACCGCGCAGGTCGCCGTCGTCCACCGGTCGCTGTCCCCGCAGGAGCGCACGCACGCCGTCGTCTACGCCAACCACTACGGCCTCGCGGGCGCCCTGGACCGGTACGGGCCGGAGCACGGGCTTCCACCGGTCTACAGCGGACAGAACTCTTTCGCCGACTTCGGCAGGCCCGCCGACGACACGGATGTGGTCATCGCGGTCGGTGTGAACCGCGACGCGTTCGGCGCCCTGTTCGCAACCTGTGAGCCCCGCGGCACGTTCGAGACCGACCTGCCCGTCGCCGACCGGGGAACCGGGTTCCTGGTGTGCCGCAATCCCCGCGAGCCGTGGGCGCGGCTGTGGTCCAAGCTCACCTGGATCGGCTTCCAGTGCCCGTACACGGCCGAGGCCATCACTGCCAAGAGCGAAAAGGGATGCTGGAGCTAG
- a CDS encoding TauD/TfdA family dioxygenase, translating to MKRLVIEPNERRQIEWLVDDVLEEYGQWDPVQFVTHARTVAESLPIRVRQFLRRIQSDETDVAVLSGLPVSQDLEPTPTGWDMAQKTGAGCREEVVLTLCSAALGEPFAWGNQQDGRIVHDVCPTPGMERSETSGSSTAPLSLHTEDAFHQCRCDYVALYCLRNPDRIGTTVVRADGLNLPARLSEILSEKRFRHRPDQSHIGPHGHSGGEADLDAILFGPADSRYLRIDFDDTFAAEEDDHVAREAITELYGYMGGALERVVLEPGDAIFLDNYRVVHGREPFEPRYDGSDRWLKRVNLIRDLRRVFVATGARSRVIA from the coding sequence GTGAAAAGGCTTGTCATCGAACCGAACGAGCGCAGGCAGATCGAATGGTTGGTCGACGACGTGCTCGAAGAGTACGGCCAGTGGGACCCGGTGCAGTTCGTCACGCACGCCAGGACGGTGGCGGAGTCGCTGCCCATTCGGGTCCGCCAGTTCCTGCGGCGGATACAGTCGGACGAGACGGACGTGGCGGTGCTGTCCGGGCTGCCGGTGAGCCAGGACCTCGAGCCCACCCCGACCGGCTGGGACATGGCACAGAAGACCGGCGCCGGCTGTCGGGAGGAGGTCGTGCTCACGCTGTGCAGCGCCGCCCTCGGCGAGCCGTTCGCCTGGGGTAACCAGCAGGACGGCCGTATCGTGCACGATGTGTGCCCGACGCCCGGCATGGAGCGCTCGGAGACCAGCGGCAGCAGCACCGCCCCGCTGTCGCTGCACACCGAGGACGCCTTCCACCAATGCCGCTGCGACTATGTGGCGCTCTACTGTCTGCGCAATCCCGATCGGATCGGCACGACCGTCGTGCGCGCCGACGGACTCAATCTGCCGGCGCGGCTGTCCGAGATCCTGTCCGAGAAGAGATTCCGCCACCGCCCCGACCAGTCGCACATCGGGCCGCACGGGCATTCCGGTGGGGAGGCGGACCTGGACGCGATCCTGTTCGGCCCGGCCGACTCGCGCTACCTGCGAATCGACTTCGACGATACCTTCGCCGCGGAGGAGGACGACCACGTCGCACGGGAGGCCATCACCGAGCTGTACGGCTACATGGGCGGCGCGCTGGAAAGGGTGGTCCTGGAGCCCGGCGACGCCATTTTCCTCGACAACTACCGCGTCGTACACGGGCGGGAACCGTTCGAGCCGCGCTACGACGGAAGCGACCGGTGGCTGAAGCGGGTCAACCTGATCCGCGACCTCCGCCGGGTGTTCGTCGCGACCGGAGCCCGGTCACGGGTCATCGCATGA
- a CDS encoding zinc ribbon domain-containing protein, whose amino-acid sequence MRPYLFRGLITCGLCGRSMVGNPNHGRLYYRCKASRDFVRQHEVAHPPVLYLREDAIVEPIDRFLHQELTGGTLTANLRSLADAHYRAQLAAHKAQDESDQLRRTITECDTKIERYRAAPEAGSDPALIAGWISETSAVQAAATAALRASATPPQRLNEDQISAIVEGLGSLLGVLREADPRDKAELYSRIGLRMTFKPGAKTLKAEIMSSDLGRVLNVCPRGDTNHYPILAVRGHGRPAGVATNSRDDGPRGWPRSAAGRDAEAAAEQPPAVRASRWMPGGVPMATTTPECARPCPRDPATMAPTALDHDGGNRPSSMPRC is encoded by the coding sequence ATGCGACCGTATCTGTTCCGCGGCCTCATCACCTGCGGGCTCTGCGGACGCAGCATGGTCGGCAACCCGAACCACGGCCGGCTGTACTACCGCTGCAAGGCATCCCGCGACTTCGTCCGGCAACACGAGGTCGCCCATCCGCCGGTGCTGTACCTCCGCGAGGACGCCATCGTCGAGCCGATCGATCGCTTCCTCCACCAAGAGCTGACCGGTGGCACCCTCACTGCGAACCTCCGGAGCCTCGCCGACGCTCACTACCGCGCCCAGCTCGCTGCGCACAAGGCTCAGGACGAGAGCGACCAGCTCCGGCGAACAATCACCGAGTGCGACACCAAGATCGAGCGCTACCGGGCCGCCCCGGAGGCGGGCAGCGACCCCGCCCTGATCGCCGGATGGATCAGCGAGACGTCCGCCGTCCAGGCTGCCGCCACCGCGGCACTGCGCGCCAGTGCGACACCACCGCAACGCCTCAACGAAGATCAAATAAGCGCGATCGTGGAAGGTCTCGGTAGCCTTCTCGGAGTCCTCCGCGAGGCTGATCCCCGCGACAAGGCGGAGCTGTACAGCCGTATCGGGCTCAGGATGACCTTCAAACCGGGCGCAAAGACACTGAAGGCCGAGATCATGTCTTCCGATCTCGGCCGTGTGCTTAATGTGTGTCCGAGGGGGGACACGAACCATTACCCCATACTTGCCGTCCGTGGACATGGACGTCCTGCTGGCGTAGCCACCAATAGCCGGGACGACGGACCCCGAGGGTGGCCGCGAAGCGCGGCCGGCCGAGACGCAGAGGCGGCAGCGGAACAGCCGCCCGCTGTACGGGCATCGCGATGGATGCCCGGCGGCGTTCCGATGGCCACGACCACGCCCGAATGTGCGCGACCGTGTCCCCGAGACCCGGCCACCATGGCGCCGACTGCCCTTGATCACGATGGCGGGAACCGGCCATCATCCATGCCCCGCTGCTGA
- a CDS encoding GmrSD restriction endonuclease domain-containing protein — protein sequence MITAIRITMERIIVVFDTGSPKGVSAELPKALHRGSEPSAQTAGSLTSRRRTDVRQEPAAVETQVRTPQMVFMQPQRLIVPLFQRPYVWNEENQWEPLWTDVIRVAQRLLDDPQGRHQPHFLGAVVLQQSQNPVGTMQERTIIDGQQRLTTLQLLLDALHAELHGVGAEQPAMRIEALVMNARPFWERPEDRFKVWPTNRDRAAFNAVMAVDPPLTYGELQHRDSRLVQAHEYFSQRAREWLQADHQQIQARAGAIERAVRELMHMVVIDLTADENAQEIFETLNARGAQLTAADLIKNFIFQRLNESSVDVEATYERYWKEFETGFWETEISAGRVRHPRSSMFLNHWLIARTGEEILAREVFYRFKRYADFESGMTMLELLGQLHNTAEVYRRFVTAAGQLTGPVDRLGLFAYRTGVLESEVIKPLVLFLLDPNDTAVPPTQVTKALDVMESWMVRRMLVRASTKSYTQVIAELIAHVRKSGRQAAGDLIEDYLRQQAGANWYWPDDDEVRGALRALAAYRRLSRSRLRMTLEAIEDHERGWRGDQIGLGGERVARAKYAIEHIMPRRWQTHWPLTEGQTAAEREALIDTIGNLTLLTGRLNSKVSNGPWIGPEGKRTALHGHDVLLLNRRLLEHDEVWNDDRVRARTDQLIRLILDIWPVPEGHKSQATGTAQTPSRKVELTDLIGAGLLEEGATLHAKRRRVADRTATVLPDGALDVDGVRHETPSGAARAVSGKGEHGWSFWLVDPRSRRSLHDIRQEYIDQREVDADADEPPDEDDED from the coding sequence ATGATCACAGCCATCCGGATCACGATGGAGCGAATAATAGTAGTATTCGACACAGGATCACCCAAAGGGGTCTCGGCCGAGTTACCGAAGGCGCTCCACCGGGGATCTGAACCGTCAGCCCAGACGGCGGGTTCCCTGACCAGTCGCCGGCGTACCGACGTGAGACAGGAGCCGGCAGCGGTGGAGACACAGGTCCGAACGCCGCAGATGGTGTTCATGCAGCCGCAACGGTTGATCGTCCCGCTGTTCCAGCGCCCCTACGTGTGGAACGAGGAAAACCAGTGGGAGCCACTCTGGACGGACGTGATCCGCGTAGCGCAGCGGCTGCTTGACGACCCGCAGGGACGACACCAGCCGCACTTCTTGGGCGCCGTCGTGCTGCAGCAGTCACAGAATCCGGTCGGCACCATGCAGGAGCGCACCATCATCGATGGCCAACAGCGGCTCACCACCCTGCAGCTTCTGTTGGATGCGCTACACGCGGAGTTGCATGGCGTGGGCGCGGAGCAGCCCGCCATGCGAATCGAGGCGCTGGTCATGAACGCGCGCCCGTTCTGGGAGCGCCCGGAGGACCGGTTCAAGGTGTGGCCAACGAACCGCGACCGGGCCGCCTTCAACGCCGTCATGGCAGTCGATCCGCCGCTGACCTACGGGGAGCTTCAACACCGTGACAGCCGACTGGTCCAAGCGCACGAGTACTTCAGCCAACGTGCCCGGGAATGGCTGCAGGCCGACCACCAGCAGATCCAGGCACGGGCCGGCGCCATCGAGCGCGCGGTCCGCGAGCTGATGCACATGGTCGTCATCGACCTGACCGCGGATGAGAACGCACAGGAAATTTTCGAGACGCTGAACGCCCGAGGCGCCCAGCTGACCGCGGCAGACTTGATCAAAAACTTCATCTTCCAGCGACTGAACGAGTCAAGCGTCGACGTCGAGGCAACGTACGAGCGGTACTGGAAGGAGTTCGAGACCGGGTTCTGGGAGACCGAGATCAGTGCCGGACGCGTCCGGCACCCCCGTTCCTCGATGTTCCTCAATCATTGGCTGATCGCTCGGACCGGCGAAGAGATCTTGGCTCGCGAGGTCTTCTACCGCTTCAAGCGGTACGCCGACTTCGAGTCAGGCATGACCATGCTCGAACTCCTCGGCCAGCTCCACAACACCGCGGAGGTCTACCGACGGTTCGTCACGGCGGCCGGCCAGCTGACCGGCCCGGTGGACCGGCTGGGATTGTTCGCCTACCGCACGGGGGTCCTCGAGAGCGAGGTCATCAAGCCGCTCGTGCTGTTCCTCCTCGACCCGAACGACACTGCGGTTCCCCCAACGCAGGTCACCAAGGCCCTGGACGTCATGGAGAGCTGGATGGTACGGCGGATGCTGGTCCGCGCCAGTACCAAGTCGTACACGCAGGTCATCGCCGAGCTCATCGCGCACGTACGCAAGTCCGGGCGCCAGGCCGCCGGTGATCTCATCGAGGACTACCTACGCCAGCAGGCCGGAGCCAACTGGTACTGGCCGGACGACGACGAGGTACGCGGCGCGCTACGCGCCCTCGCCGCCTACCGCCGGCTCTCCCGGTCCCGGCTACGCATGACACTCGAAGCCATCGAAGACCACGAGCGTGGATGGCGAGGTGACCAGATTGGCCTCGGCGGCGAACGGGTCGCACGCGCGAAGTACGCCATCGAGCACATCATGCCTCGTCGCTGGCAGACGCATTGGCCGCTGACCGAGGGGCAGACGGCAGCCGAACGCGAGGCTCTGATCGACACCATCGGCAACCTCACCCTGCTCACCGGCAGGTTGAACAGCAAGGTGTCCAACGGCCCGTGGATCGGCCCGGAAGGCAAGCGCACCGCCCTGCACGGGCATGACGTCCTACTGCTGAACCGAAGACTCCTCGAACACGACGAGGTGTGGAACGACGATCGCGTGCGGGCCCGCACCGATCAGCTCATCCGTCTCATACTCGACATCTGGCCGGTGCCCGAGGGGCACAAGTCCCAAGCCACGGGCACCGCACAGACCCCCAGCCGGAAAGTCGAGCTGACCGACCTGATCGGAGCGGGTCTCCTCGAGGAAGGTGCCACGCTGCACGCGAAACGGCGTCGGGTCGCGGACCGCACCGCGACCGTGCTGCCGGACGGCGCACTCGATGTTGACGGCGTCCGCCATGAAACCCCGTCGGGCGCGGCTCGCGCCGTGTCGGGCAAGGGCGAGCACGGCTGGTCGTTCTGGCTTGTCGATCCGAGAAGCCGCCGCAGCCTCCACGACATTCGGCAGGAGTACATCGACCAGCGGGAGGTTGACGCGGACGCGGACGAGCCACCCGACGAGGATGACGAGGACTGA
- a CDS encoding DUF6461 domain-containing protein has protein sequence MGDDIAERYARVLGHGGLGEAACYTVIQPVVRPFGVEEVARRLGADPAALRRGEPDIADFDRDECLYLIGPIGSAVVMVEYNGYQGSRPEVLRWLSDGARVHNAFWNVNGVNDLSCAVYGRVQASWSIDFPDECQGSDPTAFDGDLDELVAMAAPGDDGFGYAGYWQSGMMAFIERRTGVVLTEEWFDSPQYVLVAPPIPSDPSSPSRLVDADTDSVLRLAPDPVRRAALGWLLEELARTAELDGEPAVRDGIAALRAGRLLGGEAERAVYDVRDRMSAAADGVWAAADGAGTTGQRDARVVREQAGWAFTGLLCHAHGADPLDGLDHVRNAFGDRWDEIRKELRSRLKNS, from the coding sequence ATGGGGGACGATATCGCGGAGCGATACGCTCGGGTTCTGGGCCACGGCGGGTTGGGCGAGGCGGCGTGTTACACCGTGATCCAGCCGGTGGTCAGGCCGTTCGGGGTGGAAGAGGTGGCTCGCCGGCTGGGGGCTGACCCGGCGGCGTTGCGGCGGGGGGAGCCCGACATCGCGGACTTCGACCGCGATGAGTGCCTTTACCTCATCGGCCCGATCGGCTCCGCCGTCGTGATGGTTGAGTACAACGGTTACCAGGGTTCCCGGCCGGAGGTGCTGAGGTGGCTCAGTGACGGTGCCCGGGTGCACAATGCGTTCTGGAACGTGAACGGGGTCAACGACCTCTCCTGCGCCGTCTACGGGCGGGTGCAAGCGAGCTGGAGCATCGACTTCCCGGACGAATGCCAGGGCAGTGACCCGACGGCGTTCGACGGTGATCTGGACGAGTTGGTCGCCATGGCCGCCCCGGGCGATGACGGCTTTGGCTACGCAGGCTACTGGCAGTCCGGGATGATGGCCTTCATCGAGCGGCGCACCGGTGTCGTGCTGACCGAAGAGTGGTTCGACAGCCCGCAGTACGTGCTCGTGGCGCCGCCGATACCCAGTGACCCGTCCTCGCCGTCTCGGCTGGTGGACGCGGACACCGACTCCGTCCTGCGGTTGGCGCCCGACCCTGTGCGCCGGGCGGCGCTGGGCTGGCTGCTGGAGGAGTTGGCCCGTACCGCCGAACTCGACGGTGAGCCGGCGGTGCGCGACGGCATCGCCGCGCTGCGCGCCGGTCGGTTGTTGGGCGGCGAGGCGGAGCGTGCGGTCTACGACGTCCGCGACCGGATGTCGGCAGCCGCGGACGGAGTCTGGGCGGCGGCCGATGGAGCGGGGACGACGGGGCAGCGGGATGCGCGGGTGGTGCGGGAGCAGGCGGGGTGGGCGTTCACCGGTCTGTTGTGCCACGCTCACGGCGCCGATCCGCTGGACGGGTTGGACCATGTGCGCAACGCCTTCGGCGATCGCTGGGACGAGATCCGCAAGGAGCTGCGTAGCCGGCTCAAGAATTCTTGA